The genomic stretch TTCCATAGAAAGACAGGCAGGGAGAAGCTTGGGCCAACCTTAGACCTACCTAATAGAGCAAGCCTGAGATAAACTGCCAGAATGGCCAAATAAGAGACTCTGTGAGATAGCAATTCTGTAACTATAGTAGTCGTACAGAAATTTTTTCCTCTAAATCACGATACCAAATAGGAAAAATGATCTACAAGTGCCCCATGTGTAGGGAATTTTTCTCTGAGAGAGCAGATCTTTTTATGCATCAGAAAATTCACACTGCTGAGAAGCCCCATAAATGTGACAAGTGTGACAAGGGTTTCTTTCATATATCAGAACTTCATATTCATTGGAGAGACCACACAGGAGAGAAGGTCTATAAATGTGATGATTGTGGTAAGGATTTTAGTACTACAACAAAACTTAACAGACATAAGAAAATACACACAGTGGAGAAGCCCTATAAGTGCTATGAGTGTGGAAAAGCCTTCAATTGGAGCTCACATCTTCAAATTCACATGAGAGTTCATACAGGTGAGAAACCCTATGTCTGTAGTGAGTGTGGAAGGGGCTTTAGTAATAGTTCAAACCTCTGCATGCATCAGAGAGTCCACACCGGAGAGAAACCCTTTAAATGTGAagagtgtgggaaggccttcaggCACACTTCTAGCCTCTGCATGCATCAGAGAgttcacacaggagagaaaccctataaatgttatgagtgtgggaaggccttcagcCAGAGCTCGAGCCTCTGCATCCATCAGAGAGTGCACACTGGGGAGAAACCCTATAGATGTTGTGggtgtgggaaggccttcagcCAGAGCTCAAGCCTCTGCATCCACCAGAGAGTGCACACTGGGGAGAAACCTTTTAAATGTGAtgagtgtgggaaggccttcagtCAGAGCACCAGCCTCTGCATCCACCAGAGAGTGCATACAAAGGAGAGAAACCATCTCAAAATATCAGTTATATAGAGCATTTTGCTAAGAGTTAGAAATCTTAAAACCCATAAGTGCCACTAGGAAGGAAACCCTGTAAATACCTACATTGATCCAAGAAATTTTTACAGCAAGCCCCAGCAGGACATTCTTTTTGAAGAGGCATATGTgagatttgctttgttttgttttgttttttggggtttttttgtttttgtttttgtttttgttttgattcatGCCAAGTGTGTTCCACAACTTGACTTTGAATCTGGAATCCCTCTGAGTGTCTGCCCAAGATGGGCCATGAGGTCCCAGTCATGGGTGTGTGTTTCCTGGGATTTGGGCTTGATGCCTCAGTAGTGGGAAATATGACACAGGAAACCTTGATCATTGCCTAGCCTCCTGAGTCACCTTCTGTCTACACTTTACCTAACAGTTACCCCAGACATCCCCCTTTCAGGAGCTCATGCCCTTCCTTCCCTCAATTCAGGCATACTGGTTAATGCATTTGAAAACACCTCTCACAAAGACAGTGTTCTGGTATTTCTGAGGTTATCCTTCGGTTCAGCCCCTACATATCGTTCCATAGATCTCATTACTTCTGAGCCCGCTTTACCCGTATGTCCTCGCAGTACCCGTAAATATCCATCCCTTCCTAGATGGCATTAAATTTCACTTTAGATTTTAGGTGACTCATAATTTCCATTCACTTGGCCCATCAGAGAAATCACTGGCAGACATACATGCCCTTGAACTTttcatgaactttttaaaaaacatgtcgTGGTTTCTGCTAATCACTGTGTCTCTATGTTAGACTTAATTTTCTAGTGGCTACATCACAtatttttaacttgaattttttgGAAATAGCTGAATGTAAAtagggaggaagaagcaagcaagcaaagtTGGAACGTTCTCCATCCAGAATTGCCCTCTTGGGCTCCTTTTGTAGCATGTGGAGCTCCTTATTAACTAGGGGAGACCATAGGAGAAGTGGCTGTTGGGAGGAGTCACTAATAATATTTAGTCTCTGTTCCTGTAATTTTGGGCAATAATGTGTAGGAGTCCTCAATACCTTCATTGAGGATCAGGTATTCCTTCGTTTTTAGGCATGAATGTCTATGtcactctctcctttcctttcttcattcattcaacaagtatttattgaacacctatgtgccaggcactgtgctaggtgctaggAATACCACTGAGTAAGACAGACAAGGGCCCTACTCTCATGGAGTTTACTTCTGGTGGAGGAGACAGATGATACGCAAGTAAGAAAATACATAATGTAGTTTGAGATAGTGattaagtgctatgaagaaaataaattagggtGATGATttagagtgggggtggggtgggggtggggcatcatTAGACAGCGGTCAGGGAAGGCCTTTCTGAGGGGGGCACTGGAATGGAGCGCGCAAAGCTAGGAGCACCAGCTGGCTGGCCCTGCTGCCATGTTTGCAGAGCGGAAGGCGGCCAGGCACTGGGGCAGAgtgagcagcggggaggggagagATACTGTGTTGCTCAGTATCCCAACTTTTATAGGCccttttttcttgtcttcttttcttttctttcgttctttttttttttttttttcctttctttttgtggcTAGATTGATATTAAAA from Neovison vison isolate M4711 chromosome 3, ASM_NN_V1, whole genome shotgun sequence encodes the following:
- the ZNF664 gene encoding zinc finger protein 664, which translates into the protein MIYKCPMCREFFSERADLFMHQKIHTAEKPHKCDKCDKGFFHISELHIHWRDHTGEKVYKCDDCGKDFSTTTKLNRHKKIHTVEKPYKCYECGKAFNWSSHLQIHMRVHTGEKPYVCSECGRGFSNSSNLCMHQRVHTGEKPFKCEECGKAFRHTSSLCMHQRVHTGEKPYKCYECGKAFSQSSSLCIHQRVHTGEKPYRCCGCGKAFSQSSSLCIHQRVHTGEKPFKCDECGKAFSQSTSLCIHQRVHTKERNHLKISVI